CTTGAGAAAAGTTGCCCCAACAATTGTTCGAGGTTTTACTGTAAAATATTCAAAGGATATATGGTTAGTATCTATTACAATCACAGTAGGTAAGTAGATTCTTGTTGTGGCCATATATATACCTGCTTCAAGGTCAAGCATTTGAATGAGCATGAATGTTATATTGATACCAGCAACAGCAAAGGGATATTCCCATACGGACCTTTCCCCAACCTGCTTTCTCAAAAGGTCCTGGAAGGTTTTCTGCAGCATATGGACATGCGTTGTTTTAAAACTAGGCGAGGAAACCGTGAAACAAGCCCCACTACATGGAGCAAAGATTATATTATATGTGATGGCACAAATagatacatataaataatattgtgCAAGGAAAGTGAAAGTTAttaagcaaaagaaattcaTTCTTCTCTGAACCATTTACAAAGAGAATACCTGAAAGTTTCTAGCGAAGTAGAGCAAGTTTTCAAGAGATATGAAACCACCACCCCTGAAAGATGCTGCACCGTAAGTCAAAGAGGATGATGGGAAGCAACAAATATACATACCAACAAAAAAGTGGCGAGGAAAGTCAGTATTGTACCTAAAGTCTGTAGACGGATCTTTGCCCTGCCAACCCATCTCTTTCCACTGCTCAGATACCAACCCATGAAGCTCTTCTTCAGGAAAGGCTCAGAGCTTCCTAaggagcaaaaaaaaaaaaaagtaattataaaagcTGTTACATCTGGACTTATGATGCCAACCATGCAACTAGAGTATCCTACCTGATGCAGAGGTATTGTGGTGTGATAAGGTACATCAATACGGTTCTGCAACCTCTGCAAGCATTCCTCCTGCAAGAAGTGATTAGCAAGTTGGATACACTTTACTACTAGCCAATTGCAAAtccagaattaaaaaaaaaaaaaaaagagtggagAAAAGAGAAACCAGAGGAGGTGAGAGATCAAAGGTAGAATGTGCATCACTGTCTCTTCGCTGAGCACAGACGCAAGAAAGACCACGGCCTAACCAAGCTGCTGATCCAGGTACACCCTCAGCTATTAATTAACAAACACACAAAGGATTACTAGCTGAGTCTCTACTAAAACATCTTTTAGCTTAGATAAAAATCGAGTATatcagaaacaaagagagagtCAGTGAAGAGAGAGTTACGAGAAGAGGAGGAACTGTAAAGGGTTCCACGTTCGAGACCCTGAGAAATCCGCCTCACGGCTACGAACGAGCCTTCTCTATCATCCATCCTCTCTACCGCTATTTTTTTacctcatcatcatcctcctcctcccatGCCACAATCAAATCTCTGTTCACATCAAAAATGGAAAGAAGAGTTCAATCGCCGTCGACAAGGAGAAATTCAAATAATCGACCTCGAAAACCAGTTCCACAGTCCTTAAGAGAGGCAGAGTCTTACGCACAACGAATGGTTTCACGATCTACTGAGTGACGCCGCCGTTTTGAGTGATGATCGAACAATCAAGCGGAAGAAAGCAAATTTATACTCCGAATAAATTTCTGGCGCCTctttctaataataaaaaacaaaaaaaatatatatatatttatagttacgTCATTGTAAGCGACGGGCTGAGATGGGCCAGGCCGTTGGAGAACAGGTGGCAGTTAGGTTGGTGGACCCCGCGCATCTACTCCAGTCTCCATCAGTCTTGTCAGTCAGCTGTCACAACAAGACTCATACCGAAGAGTTTATAACATTCTAAGTCACTTTACGTCTTTTTATTACATGTGAGGTCACAAGTTGCTACTAAGGTAGTTTCGGATGGTTGAATACACAATTGCCCTCTCTTTTCTTAACTAGTTGTGGGTATATAGGTAATTGACCATTTAATTGCTGTTTAGGatgtttgaaatttgaaaataggTTTGGTCCCACTTGTAGTCTCCGAAAAGAAGGAGATGAAACTTTTGTTTTCAcagtttatttattaattggagaaaactaaaaaaaaaaactgatttaataattttttttcatcagTTTTGGtaaaacagagagagaagaTGTAGGAATCTTCGACGGACGACGGTTTAGAAAATGATAGAGTAGATTTTCCGGCAGACAACGATTTTGATGACGGAGGATGAAGTAGATAAGGGTAACGGCGCGAAAAAGCGGGCTGAGAGGCGAAAAGATAAAGGCAATTTTTGTGTAGTTATTGGGGTTCCTTCTGCGATTTTGATTCTGGGTTTGCTTCCATGAAATCGCATACTTTCCGAGTAGCTTCTAGTGGCTAGGGTTTCGATTTGGGGTGAGATATAGGGTTTCATGGATTATGGTAACGATTTTTTGTTTTGGGTTCTGATTCTGCGGATTAGGTTTTGATTTGGGGTCACATGTTCTGTTTTGGGACTGAAGAagctgaattttttttggtttgtgtgTGTTATAGGGAAGGCGAAAGCAGAGGAGGGAGTCATGAACAAGAGATTACTGCAACGTTTGTTCGTGACAGACCGATGAGACGACGAGCTGAATCTTCGAAGCTATGTCTGTGAGAAGCTCCCACAACACATAGAGTTGGTTTTAGCGGAGGTGAAAAAGGCTGAGCATGATCCTCAGGTAGCTATTTGTACACTTGTACGAACGTTTAAAGTTATGCACATTACATTtgatgtacatgtgtacaacaagAATGCATGTGTACATGTACTTTGCATACTATGTTTATATGGTTTGCGGTTGAGATGTgtattgattttgttttggttaccGTGTTTCTATGTTTATAGCTGAGTGTGCAATCTATATGAAGTGTGGAGAGGACAAAGAGGATGGCTGGGGAGAAATTTGATAGTGAGATTTTTGATTGTAAAGTTGCCAACATGGTTGAGCTTCTGAAGGCAATGCACAAATTCATAAAACATAAATGGAGAAGTGATGATGCATTTAAACATATGTACATGTGCACAAGCaagtgtgtacatgtgtacaagaGCAAATGTGTACATGGGAACAACACCGAGTATACATCATATAATTTTCATACATTTGCAAATTTAAGTATTTGTAAGGTTTGTATTGTCAATGTGTACACATGTATTTCATTGTCCACATGTACAAATCATACATACCGACTCATAATGTACACATGGACATTGTGACAATTCTCAAAAATGTACAAAGGCGTCTCTAACAATGTACAAAAGTGTCCTTACAATAGCAAGTTTGGTATGTTCATGGACATTGTGACAATTCTCATACATACCGATTCATAATGTACACATGGACATTGAAGATTCTTTTTACTAGTTTGGTATGTTCATGAAAGTGGAACTATTTGCAATAAAAATGTATCAAAGCTGTTCAATTTTAGTGAAATTCTCAGTTTGGTATGTTCATGAACACATGGACATTGTGACAATTCTCAGTTTCATAATGTACACATGGACATTGTGACAACATGGACATTGTGACAATTCTCAGTTTCATAATGTACACATGGACATTGTGACAATTCTCAAAAATGTACAGAGGTGTCTCTAAAAATGTACAAAAGTGTCCTTACGATAGCAAGTTTGGTATGTTCATGGACATTGTGACAATTCTCATACATACCGATTCATAATGTACACATGGATATTGAAGATTCTTTTTATTAGTTTGGAATGTTCATGAAAGTGGAACTATTTGCAATAAAAATGTATCAAAGCTGTTCAATTTTAGTGAAATTCTCAGTTTTTGAGGTTTCAACTTGCTTGAGAATGGTTCATATTGCTAGAGGTGTCATGACTCTGTGAAAAAACTTAATGGAGGTTATGTTATATTTGGCAAATAATCTTGTAACTTAATTGACTATGTGTACATGGacatttttgacaaaaatgGTGTACATGAACTTTAGTATACATGaggatatataaaattatgtacaTGAAGAGACAGAAAACATGTGTACATGTGGATAGTAATTTGTACAtcttgttaattttattaagaGTACCGTTTGTCTATTTTGCACACATGAACTAGCTAGGAGGCGCAACCAACAATTTTGAGGCAGAATTAAGGGGAAATATGCATCATTTGGAAGTTATAGGGTCGAAaactaagttttaaaaaaaacaggGACCAAAAGTGAAAATTATTGAGAAGCTGGCTCTTGAGAACGAGAAGTAGATCTATTGAAGCGTGAAACTTGAACTGCGGATTCGGTGATGTCAAACACATGATTCAATCTTCAGTTCTGATTAGGATGAATCGACTGCTTGAGAAGAACTCATCAACTCGATTTGATGGGCTCGATCTCAATTCAAAGATTTCTTTTTGAAGACAACGTAGGGAGGATCTGTGGGTGGCTCATCACGGCGAGACGCGACCAGAGGAGCCACAAGATGATGGCGAAGCGGCAAGCAGAGCACCAGTGTCCCATGAACGAACAACACCAGTGTCCAATGCACCGGCGGCAAGCATAACACAATATTTTGTAATTCAAGCAAGGGCATACCAGGGCAAACGGGAAAAATCTGTGACATTGTTTCCTTGTCGATCGCAAAATTTCAACGAGAGTCACCAGAGAGTTAATGTCCAATGGTtgggatttttttattttatcatgaCAAAAAAACAGCTGATGAAGATAGTGATATCTTCAAAAAATAGGATGAATCTGGGCCATTCGTATTAAAGGTACAACATAAAATGAGAGAGATATGTTTTGTCATAGTGTACTAAAATTAATCTTGTCCGTCGAATAGGAGGAAAGATGTGTGGCTGAGGTTAATTCCCGCTTATTCTCTAGTTAGGTCAATAAGTTTTAATGATACGGTTAGTATATTTTAGTTAGGATTTAAGTGGATTCAATAGATTGTTAGAAGAAAGTGTCTGTGTAGTAATAAGTGACCTTTTATGATATTAAAAGATGAAAAGTGACTCTGAATGTAATTGTTTCTTTATTAAAAGGAATAAAATGAAAGAGTCCTTGTTGACATGGCACTGCTAACCTAACCGCACAGACCCTCttcccttcttcttcctcgacGAAACATCAATTTGATTTTCTAGCTTTAATATTTAGCCCTCGATCCATCTCCACTTCCAGATTTCATTCCGCgattgtttgaatttttctgtTCATCCGATGTACGATGAACGGAGGTCCTGGTTTCAGTTACGCACCTCCGTCAATAACCTCCTTTCCTTCGATCAGCTTCTTGATTGTGTTTTTCCATCATTGGGTTTTCGATTACTGATTCgaaattttcaaacttttgcAGATAATTAATGCTCCGGTCACGAGAGCATTCGTCATCACGAGCGCCCTCTTCACTGTCTTCTTGGGGATCCGTGGTGGAGGAGGTTTCTTCCAAGCTCGCCTTGTTTATTACAAACTTCTAATAAACTGTTGAATGAGGACGtgagtatattttaattttagaatcCGTATACCATTCAGAATGCTTCGAAATATTccctaaaaatattaacaatataaatACTAAAACACCTAAATGTGTTTTCCTATCTACATTATCTACATTATTAAATTTGAAGTGCCAATATGAATTAAAACTTGAAATAacattttaatcaaatctaatgtcattttcactcataaatataattaattttaataaataaatttacaaaacatgATAAATATGAGTTTCTTTATAAATCATAGGTATTACATTAAATTATCTAATATTTAGGTAATTTAAAAGATTGcaatttttcaattatttaatacttAACAAAAACGAAGATTGAAAAATATACATCACATTGTGCTTagacttataaaaataatacacTCTAAATGGCTGTCAAACGAGACACCACATACAGAACGATACACAGACAGAACGATGTAACTGTATAAATAATCACAGAGGTATTATCTTCATTTGTTTTTCTAATCAGTTTGGTTTTTAGTCTGGACTTTTGAACGATTTTACTTACATACATCCATTTTCAAATAGAAacttaaatttaacaaaattacttattttatcttatttttacatttaattaaattaaaaataatcaagttaaaagtttctaaattttaacaaattttattgttaaatataatataattttaaattttatttctgtGCATATGAAGTTAAAAATACCATAAAAtcaaatctattctattaattctctagcatgaccagttgataaaagttgtgtccactatttatttttatttatttaatgaaccatttattttataattgtcaTTTAAATATTCAAACTGCCGTATTTATAACTTCTTCCCTCTTTACTTCTAATCCTAATTATCGCAGCCAACTTTTTGATGTCACGTATGCAACTTCCTCTTCCCTCTTTACTTCTAATCCTAATTTTCGCAGCCAACTTCTTGATGTCACGTATGCAACTTCCTCCCTCCGTATAATTATAACTTTCTCCCTCTTTTAATAACTGTCATTTATTTTATGACATCAGTTGCATATTTACCTAACAAAGCGCTACTTAATCATATTCTTGATGTTTGATGCAACAATATGCAACTTTCAATCATATTAATGATtgatatacttttatttatattctttatatatatatatatatatataatatatatatatatatatatatatatatattactataagtagttttatatttgactatgatctattgataaatattgataaatattgATTAATGATCGATACACTcttatttatattctttatatatatagatatattacaataagtagttttatatttgactatgatctattgataaatgttatgttcaattatgtattttatttatttaaaaaactattctatcaaactaaattaatattaaatacaaatatgattaccgAAACActcaaatacaaaaattaaaatctttaacttaatttaaaacaaaaaaaatatatccgctctTTTTAAAGGCACGTCAGAATCTAGGATCCCAGAATCTTCTTCTATTAAAACACAAGTATGATTGATAAAATGTTGTATCcaattattattctttttgtttaaaagtttttttattatttcactaatatttaattaaccTCTATCTTAATTCCATGATTTTTGGACTCATTTCCCCAATAATTATTAGTCAACAGTTCTATTTTAGTTCTAGGAAAACCCTTTTTTGATTGTGTTTTGATATTTACACTTGATAATACCATAGGCAAATAGAATACATATATTAGTTCACGGTTTATGTCAGATTACTTTCTTTTGACTAAGGTTCTACTAcatttattgtattattttgtaagtatattttccaaaaaaaattgttcggaTTTCGATGTTTGTTGGGTTTGATATTGATTTTCGGATATAACACTTTAAAAACTGTTCGAGTATATATGTAGATCATGTCTACAGAATATGTACTGGACGACTTTACGGGTCACCGGACTTTGGATCGAGTGAACCgcaagttaataaataaattagttaattttactataaaccaaagttaaatattatataaactttttataaaacatgaaataatagtttggatatgtacatattttatatttgaaaaacatttagaaaatacttaactttagcttctatatgttattatttccatttgacatacaaaaatagtttagattatttatttatttttaacaagttaagatttatgacatacaaaaatatcaaaatttaaaaattcataaatatttatctattagtTTAACCAGTGCTTTAACCAGGTTCcagattttagtgattttttgggggtttttaaatattggtATTTCACAAAACCTAAACTTGATTTATCTTGAGTCATcggatttaccggttcaacTGCAGGTCCGGATCGAGTTTCAAAACACCGAGGATGGAACTTTGATTTTTGGATCGATTCCGATTCGGGTTTTTTGGGtacaaatattcttgactaattatgttgGGTAATTactaagaaaaaattatatgttgcaaactttaggaataaagtttaaaaataatatgagaaatatatatGGACAAGTGTATAGCTATGCAACTTggcatatttaatatagttaccaaaattaaattaaattaaattaataattaataatgtattaaaatatattaaaaataaaatataaaattaatttaaaaaaataaaacaaaaatatacccgccctttaaagggcgggtcaaaatctagtttctatTAAAATCCAACATAATTGGGACGAGACGAATGAAACCTTGGTTgaatatttatgtataattcTTTGAGCTATGCTTAGAGATACATATCCAGTTTTGTATAGCATCTCCAACCATCAATTATTCCCATATTTTTCAAAGAGGGTGAACAGTACATCCAAATATAAGGAGTActattcattttttataaagctattcatttttatttttgtctctATGTATTCTACAAATGCATGAAAACTGTTTATATACAATagaatctctataaattaataaatattataaactaataaatttcaCCGATCCTACGTTGAACCAGTGtaaaatttgaacaaaaaattaacataatttgataaaattatgaGATAAGAATTTTTAAAccttatgtaaatatatggtctCAATATAAACATAGTTCAATTTTCATAGTGaaatttatctttattattttttaatctctcttaatatactaattttattttttttaaatgaattcaTATTTACCGTATAcctcaaataatcaaataataacaataaaaaaactaaatatctGAACTCGACCGAATctgaactaaaaatacccgaactcgATCCGAAATACATAAATTCCCGAACCGGTTTTCTAGCCTTATACCAAAATACCAAATCTGAACCCGAGCGCACACCCCTAGCTTTTAGAATAATTCTAAATATAACAccaaatttaatgttttatttcatttttatataatcataacaCTACATTTAcataatatgtttataattcttcttttaaatttaatagttttaatcctttataatgataattattATCTTGCAGTTTCTTTCTAATCATTTTGgaatcatctatcttattaaagtagaagtactttaagcttttatttggtaatagggatagaaatctttaaaaaaattaaattttgtttggtaacaaagatagtataGAATTTTggcttttccttatttaaatgataaatttaagtatttaatgtatttttctaattcaaataatagatttctttaatataatgaatcttaaccaaaataaattttcttatatattttttgttaacatttaatattttaatatttattaataaaaataataaaataaaaatcacacatcaaaatcaatttatatatcatataaacaaaatataaaatattttatttaaaaattgttagtataacacttttataatataagtccaattagttataaatattagattttatatgatacactgtgatataatagacgattaaaatcacataatataattatttaaagt
This genomic stretch from Raphanus sativus cultivar WK10039 chromosome 3, ASM80110v3, whole genome shotgun sequence harbors:
- the LOC108846383 gene encoding uncharacterized protein LOC108846383 isoform X3, which codes for MGWYLSSGKRWVGRAKIRLQTLGVVVSYLLKTCSTSLETFSGACFTVSSPSFKTTHVHMLQKTFQDLLRKQVGERSVWEYPFAVAGINITFMLIQMLDLEAVKPRTIVGATFLKFLSENESAFDILYCIAFKLMDQQWLSMRASYMEFNTVMKSTRRQLERELMLEDITHLEDLPSYALLSQ
- the LOC108846383 gene encoding uncharacterized protein LOC108846383 isoform X5 — translated: MGWQGKDPSTDFRGGGFISLENLLYFARNFQKTFQDLLRKQVGERSVWEYPFAVAGINITFMLIQMLDLEAVKPRTIVGATFLKFLSENESAFDILYCIAFKLMDQQWLSMRASYMEFNTVMKSTRRQLERELMLEDITHLEDLPSYALLSQ
- the LOC108846383 gene encoding uncharacterized protein LOC108846383 isoform X1 → MHILPLISHLLWRNACRGCRTVLMYLITPQYLCISSEPFLKKSFMGWYLSSGKRWVGRAKIRLQTLGVVVSYLLKTCSTSLETFSGACFTVSSPSFKTTHVHMLQKTFQDLLRKQVGERSVWEYPFAVAGINITFMLIQMLDLEAVKPRTIVGATFLKFLSENESAFDILYCIAFKLMDQQWLSMRASYMEFNTVMKSTRRQLERELMLEDITHLEDLPSYALLSQ
- the LOC108846383 gene encoding uncharacterized protein LOC108846383 isoform X4, which codes for MGWYLSSGKRWVGRAKIRLQTLASFRGGGFISLENLLYFARNFQKTFQDLLRKQVGERSVWEYPFAVAGINITFMLIQMLDLEAVKPRTIVGATFLKFLSENESAFDILYCIAFKLMDQQWLSMRASYMEFNTVMKSTRRQLERELMLEDITHLEDLPSYALLSQ
- the LOC108846383 gene encoding uncharacterized protein LOC108846383 isoform X2 codes for the protein MHILPLISHLLWRNACRGCRTVLMYLITPQYLCISSEPFLKKSFMGWYLSSGKRWVGRAKIRLQTLASFRGGGFISLENLLYFARNFQKTFQDLLRKQVGERSVWEYPFAVAGINITFMLIQMLDLEAVKPRTIVGATFLKFLSENESAFDILYCIAFKLMDQQWLSMRASYMEFNTVMKSTRRQLERELMLEDITHLEDLPSYALLSQ